From Cervus canadensis isolate Bull #8, Minnesota chromosome 28, ASM1932006v1, whole genome shotgun sequence, one genomic window encodes:
- the LOC122429248 gene encoding centriole, cilia and spindle-associated protein-like, producing MWGVWRASASCRGFRRRPRGAEGGRSGPARGILSPGSGVKSEYMKRYQEPRWDEYGPCYRALRHYRLGSRLLEQAHAPWLWDDWGQAGASDDSASSASSGTGAPAPQCVPASPPPPAEPEARGGPEERGMEAAGDAAPPALPVKDVKEKPERQIRMRDPEKSASGPDPQQPPSALAARGSRRAIKSPQRSSTKIKEQKHPLALYGWGEKQTDTGSQKTHNVCASAPVREIHESALRAKSRRQVEKRRRAAQRQRAHSADVEKNRRVKPASSENPWMTEYMRCYSARA from the coding sequence ATGTGGGGGGTGTGGCGTGCTTCTGCGTCGTGTCGTGGGTTCCGTAGGCGACCGCGCGGCGCGGAAGGCGGGCGTTCGGGGCCGGCGCGGGGCATCTTGTCCCCGGGGAGCGGCGTGAAGAGCGAGTACATGAAGCGCTACCAGGAGCCGCGCTGGGACGAGTACGGGCCTTGCTACCGTGCGCTGCGCCACTACCGCCTGGGTAGCCGGCTGCTGGAGCAGGCGCACGCGCCCTGGCTCTGGGACGACTGGGGCCAGGCCGGCGCCTCGGACGACTCGGCGTCGTCGGCGTCGTCGGGCACCGGGGCCCCCGCGCCCCAGTGCGTCCCGgcctcgccgccgccgcccgcggaGCCTGAGGCGCGTGGAGGGCCGGAGGAACGGGGCATGGAGGCCGCGGGGGACGCGGCGCCGCCAGCACTGCCAGTGAAAGATGTAAAAGAGAAACCTGAACGACAGATCAGGATGAGAGACCCTGAAAAATCAGCCAGCGGTCCTGACCCTCAGCAACCACCAAGTGCCTTAGCTGCCCGAGGAAGCAGGAGAGCCATCAAGAGTCCTCAGAGGTCATCCACTAAGATAAAAGAACAGAAGCACCCGTTAGCCCTCTATGGGTGGGGAGAGAAACAGACGGACACAGGAAGCCAGAAAACTCACAACGTCTGCGCTTCTGCCCCCGTGCGGGAGATCCATGAATCGGCACTGCGAGCCAAGAgcagaaggcaggtggagaagaggcGGAGGGCGGCTCAGAGGCAGCGGGCTCACTCTGCTGATGTGGAGAAAAATAGGCGGGTCAAGcctgcctcctcagagaaccCATGGATGACGGAGTATATGAGATGCTACTCTGCCAGAGCTTGA
- the LOC122429424 gene encoding LOW QUALITY PROTEIN: olfactory receptor 2J3-like (The sequence of the model RefSeq protein was modified relative to this genomic sequence to represent the inferred CDS: deleted 1 base in 1 codon) has protein sequence MHDDGKINASSEDYFVLLGFSNWPQLELVLFVVILMFYLMTLIGNLFIIILSYLDSHLHTPMYFFLSNLSFLDLCYTTNSIPQLLINLWGPVKTISYNGCMIQLYFSLALGTTECVLLVVMSYDRYAAVCRPLHYTVLMHPRFCQLLAVACWLSGFTNSALHFLFTFWVPLCGHRQVDHFFCEVPALLRLSCIDTRANELTLMVTSSIFVLIPLILILSSYGAIARAVLRMQSTTGLQKVFGTCGAHLMVVSLFFIPAMCMYLQPPSGNSQDQGKFIALFYTVVTPSLNPLIYTLRNKDVRGAVKRLVG, from the exons ATGCATGATGATGGAAAG ATCAACGCAAGTTCTGAAGACTATTTTGTTCTATTGGGTTTTTCTAATTGGCCTCAGCTTGAGTTAGTTCTCTTTGTGGTTATCTTGATGTTCTACTTGATGACATTAATAGGCAATCTGTTCATCATTATCTTGTCATACCTGGACTCCCATCTCCACactcccatgtacttcttcctctcaaATCTCTCTTTTCTGGATCTCTGCTACACCACAAACTCCATCCCTCAGTTGCTGATCAACCTCTGGGGCCCAGTAAAAACCATCTCTTACAATGGCTGTATgattcaactttatttttccctTGCACTGGGAACCACTGAATGTGTGCTGTTGGTAGTCATGTCCTATGACCGTTATGCAGCTGTGTGTAGACCCTTGCATTATACTGTCCTCATGCATCCTCGTTTCTGCCAACTGTTGGCTGTGGCTTGTTGGCTAAGTGGCTTTACCAACTCAGCACTTCACTTCTTGTTTACCTTCTGGGTACCTCTGTGTGGACATCGCCAAGTGGACCATTTCTTCTGTGAAGTTCCAGCACTGCTTCGACTGTCATGCATTGATACCCGTGCTAATGAGCTGACCCTCATGGTCACAAGCTCCATTTTTGTTCTCATACCTCTCATCCTCATTCTCAGCTCCTATGGGGCCATTGCCCGGGCAGTGCTGAGGATGCAGTCAACAACTGGACTCCAGAAAGTCTTTGGGACGTGTGGAGCCCATCTTATGGTCGTATCCCTTTTTTTCATTCCAGCTATGTGCATGTACCTCCAGCCACCATCAGGGAATTCTCAAGATCAGGGCAAATTCATTGCCCTGTTTTATACTGTTGTCACACCTAGCCTCAACCCTCTAATCTACACCCTCAGAAACAAAGATGTAAGAGGGGCAGTAAAGAGACTAGTGGGGTGA